From Saprospiraceae bacterium, one genomic window encodes:
- a CDS encoding S8 family serine peptidase: protein MMFKNPLTFLFLFSIPLFYPGSWASGQKLDYRLGEFLLKLDPAISVQDFEKHTLNGRSRSSAIHIDDVIHKDWNIVRLKFDHTTINEYRLFSEIRNWPGVLMVQRNHLIEYRRKPNDSYYDRQWWHFNDGTYGVPGADFKTELAWDLSTGGLTENGDTIVLCIIDDGLDIQHYDIRPNHWKNHAEIPNNGVDDDSNGYIDDYNGWNTFQKNDQFALGRHGTPVCGLAAARGNNNLGVCGMSWNVKLMFVSGGGDEAMALQAYAYPWQARKMYNLSGGKQGAFVVATNSSWGADYRKPEEAPLWCAVYDSLGAVGILNAASTTNLDLNVDMAGDLPTTCESDWLITVTNMESNDQKDITSGYGPKSIDIGAFGENVFTIAPSNGLDFFKGTSAAAPQISGAIALLYSMPCNAVAELAKTDPAGAALMMKQLILNNVRPIPSLQGITVSGGVLDFERITGALIPVSSIYENGEIHFKGALSPMQYPVFIEFRKSGENQWLDGVLNSDLEELTFEAKEDCTDYEFRVKGGCSLLGNEFSKIQILKTGGCCLAPDRISLASMATDHLILNISKPDRPTKLAYLIKSSNAQSWDTSFLPAFQESQIRISGLLPCRSYQVLLYYFCDDELSDFSDTLEFTTQGCEWCTDASYCQRGRPQSSFEWIEAVAINQQWFASGNDLGYGIHFGKTADWKIQKNISQEISIQPGFALDTNPTHFACWLDWNANGIFETQETLIPDGTIGTGLQSFTFTMPQTAIVGMSRMRVMVKYAVNNNEPPQVCGQGLEFGEYEDYCVYLDDGLCADIEDVYLAGKTNTTAWFGMIKSSVDDLVYYQYRKQNAAEWISGTTRASDLVLMDLDSCTRYQIRIGRICGSRYNDPIDLNFTTEGFPCQPTSVKPGKSENINLFPNPFDEYFTISFEGKTQMPDLQIFDLSGQSLNFRTVRIGPYHCRIFPEPGLSGMLWIRLLPKDGNPQSYRMIRMK, encoded by the coding sequence ATGATGTTCAAAAATCCTTTGACCTTCCTCTTCCTGTTTTCTATCCCACTGTTTTATCCAGGATCATGGGCTTCAGGGCAGAAGTTGGACTACAGGCTGGGGGAATTTCTGCTTAAATTGGATCCTGCCATCAGTGTTCAGGACTTTGAAAAACATACTTTAAATGGGCGTTCCAGATCTTCTGCCATCCATATTGATGATGTGATCCACAAAGATTGGAACATTGTCAGACTGAAGTTTGACCACACCACCATCAACGAATATCGACTCTTTTCAGAAATAAGAAATTGGCCGGGAGTTTTGATGGTTCAGCGCAACCATCTGATCGAATACCGCCGTAAGCCCAACGATAGCTATTACGACCGTCAATGGTGGCATTTCAACGACGGGACCTATGGAGTTCCGGGTGCTGATTTCAAGACAGAATTGGCCTGGGATCTTTCCACGGGGGGGCTCACCGAAAATGGCGATACCATCGTCTTGTGCATCATCGACGATGGTCTGGATATCCAGCATTACGACATCAGACCCAATCATTGGAAAAACCATGCCGAGATTCCCAACAACGGAGTGGACGACGATTCCAACGGATACATCGATGATTACAACGGTTGGAATACCTTTCAGAAGAACGATCAATTTGCCCTCGGAAGGCACGGTACACCTGTTTGTGGCCTGGCAGCTGCCAGGGGCAATAACAATCTTGGAGTTTGTGGCATGAGCTGGAATGTAAAACTGATGTTTGTCAGTGGGGGCGGAGATGAGGCCATGGCCTTGCAAGCCTATGCCTACCCCTGGCAAGCGCGCAAGATGTACAATTTGAGCGGAGGCAAACAGGGTGCTTTTGTAGTGGCTACCAACAGTTCCTGGGGTGCGGATTACCGCAAACCTGAAGAAGCTCCACTTTGGTGCGCCGTCTATGATTCCTTGGGCGCAGTTGGTATTTTAAATGCAGCGTCAACGACCAATCTGGATCTCAATGTGGATATGGCAGGAGATTTACCCACAACTTGTGAAAGTGACTGGCTGATCACCGTGACCAATATGGAATCCAATGACCAAAAAGACATTACCAGTGGATATGGACCAAAATCAATTGACATTGGTGCATTTGGTGAAAATGTTTTTACGATCGCCCCGTCCAACGGACTTGATTTTTTTAAAGGAACCAGCGCGGCAGCTCCCCAAATTTCAGGAGCCATTGCGCTCCTGTACAGCATGCCATGTAACGCAGTGGCAGAATTGGCAAAAACTGACCCTGCCGGAGCTGCCTTAATGATGAAGCAACTCATATTAAACAATGTTCGGCCAATTCCTAGTTTGCAGGGGATTACTGTGAGCGGCGGAGTACTCGACTTTGAACGAATCACCGGTGCATTGATTCCGGTGTCTTCCATTTATGAAAACGGGGAGATCCATTTTAAAGGAGCCTTGAGTCCAATGCAGTATCCGGTTTTTATTGAATTTAGAAAATCCGGTGAAAATCAATGGTTGGATGGGGTTCTGAATTCTGATTTAGAAGAGTTGACTTTCGAGGCCAAGGAGGACTGTACCGATTATGAATTCCGTGTCAAGGGTGGATGCAGTTTGTTGGGGAATGAATTTTCAAAAATCCAAATCTTAAAGACCGGTGGATGTTGTTTGGCGCCTGACCGAATCTCTCTGGCTTCCATGGCAACGGATCACCTGATTTTGAATATCAGCAAACCGGATCGTCCCACAAAACTTGCCTACCTCATAAAAAGTTCGAATGCGCAATCCTGGGACACTAGTTTCTTACCTGCATTCCAGGAGTCACAAATTCGCATATCGGGGCTGCTTCCTTGCCGCAGCTATCAGGTTCTTTTGTATTATTTTTGCGATGACGAATTATCAGATTTTTCTGATACCCTTGAATTTACCACCCAGGGTTGTGAATGGTGCACCGACGCTTCTTATTGTCAAAGGGGAAGACCGCAATCATCTTTTGAATGGATTGAAGCGGTTGCAATCAATCAACAATGGTTTGCATCTGGCAACGATTTGGGCTACGGTATTCATTTTGGAAAAACTGCGGACTGGAAAATCCAAAAGAACATTTCTCAGGAAATCAGCATTCAACCAGGTTTTGCACTAGATACCAATCCAACGCATTTTGCGTGCTGGCTGGATTGGAATGCAAATGGCATTTTTGAAACACAGGAGACCCTCATACCTGATGGGACCATTGGGACAGGTTTACAATCTTTTACTTTTACCATGCCGCAGACAGCGATTGTTGGGATGAGCAGAATGAGGGTGATGGTGAAATACGCAGTCAACAACAATGAACCGCCGCAGGTGTGCGGGCAAGGATTGGAGTTTGGGGAATACGAAGATTATTGTGTGTATCTCGATGATGGTCTTTGTGCAGACATTGAAGATGTTTACCTCGCTGGTAAAACAAATACAACGGCTTGGTTTGGAATGATAAAATCTTCGGTGGATGATTTGGTTTATTATCAATACAGAAAACAGAATGCAGCGGAGTGGATCAGTGGCACAACCCGTGCTTCGGATTTGGTTCTAATGGATCTTGATTCCTGCACCAGATATCAGATTCGCATTGGACGCATTTGTGGAAGTCGTTACAATGACCCTATTGATTTAAATTTTACCACGGAAGGATTTCCTTGTCAGCCAACTTCAGTCAAACCGGGGAAATCGGAAAACATCAACTTGTTTCCCAATCCGTTTGATGAATATTTCACCATTTCTTTCGAAGGTAAAACGCAGATGCCGGATTTGCAAATATTTGATTTATCCGGACAATCTCTCAATTTCCGTACGGTTCGAATTGGACCTTACCATTGTCGCATTTTTCCTGAACCGGGATTGTCAGGTATGTTGTGGATTAGGCTGTTGCCCAAAGATGGAAATCCACAGTCTTACCGAATGATCAGAATGAAATAG
- a CDS encoding asparagine synthetase B, translating into MKSTAFVILFSLLCLTSRASYLLLPMDLKQTNHLKAYGMMYWVLDQGLEGYWLLNYRGGSFVIVNTKSFERECITRGISYEIISVAEFGRIREEIANPEINQEVMKLEKAPKVAVYTPEFNEKGERIQPWDDAVTLALTYAEIPFDKIYDREIVAGLLPKYDWLHLHHEDFTGQYGKFYANYNGQAWYRENQKRQEVMANELGFGKVSELKLAVAKELKNYIAGGGFLFAMCSATDSYDIALSAEGIDICAHYFDGDGMDPDPDRKLDFNKTIAFKDFTLIKDPMVYEFSSIDNTYGRKVVPENDYFSLFDFSAKWDPIPTMLTQNHTRTVKGFMGQTTAFVKKYVKSDVLVMGENKAADEVRYIHGTHGYGTWTFYAGHDPEDYQHHVGDPPTDLNLHPNSPGYRLILNNILFPAAKKKERKT; encoded by the coding sequence ATGAAAAGTACGGCTTTTGTTATATTGTTCAGCTTGCTTTGTTTGACCTCCAGGGCGTCTTACCTTTTGTTGCCAATGGATCTTAAGCAGACCAATCATCTAAAAGCCTATGGTATGATGTATTGGGTTTTGGATCAGGGATTGGAAGGTTATTGGCTTCTCAACTACCGGGGAGGTAGTTTTGTCATTGTCAATACCAAATCCTTTGAAAGGGAATGCATTACCAGAGGAATCAGTTATGAGATCATTTCAGTGGCCGAATTCGGCAGAATCCGGGAGGAAATCGCTAATCCCGAAATTAACCAGGAAGTGATGAAGCTTGAAAAAGCACCCAAAGTCGCTGTTTATACCCCTGAATTCAATGAAAAAGGAGAGAGGATCCAGCCTTGGGATGATGCAGTTACCCTGGCCCTCACCTATGCTGAAATTCCTTTTGACAAAATCTATGACAGAGAGATTGTAGCAGGCTTATTGCCCAAATACGATTGGCTTCATTTACACCATGAAGATTTCACAGGTCAATATGGAAAATTTTATGCCAACTACAACGGGCAGGCCTGGTATCGTGAAAATCAGAAAAGACAGGAAGTCATGGCAAATGAGCTTGGTTTTGGAAAAGTTTCCGAACTCAAACTGGCTGTGGCCAAAGAACTAAAAAACTATATTGCAGGTGGAGGATTTTTATTTGCCATGTGTTCTGCCACAGACTCCTATGACATTGCCCTTTCTGCTGAAGGGATAGACATCTGTGCCCATTATTTTGACGGGGATGGCATGGATCCGGATCCGGATAGAAAACTGGACTTCAACAAGACCATTGCATTTAAAGATTTTACGCTGATCAAGGATCCTATGGTGTATGAATTTTCGAGCATTGACAACACGTATGGACGCAAAGTTGTCCCGGAGAATGACTATTTCAGTTTATTTGATTTTTCTGCAAAGTGGGATCCGATTCCTACCATGCTCACTCAAAATCATACCCGTACCGTAAAAGGTTTTATGGGCCAAACAACCGCGTTTGTTAAAAAGTATGTAAAATCCGACGTACTGGTGATGGGTGAAAACAAAGCTGCTGACGAGGTGAGATACATCCACGGTACCCATGGCTACGGCACCTGGACTTTCTATGCAGGTCATGATCCCGAAGACTACCAGCACCATGTTGGCGATCCACCGACTGATCTTAATTTGCATCCCAATTCGCCAGGCTACCGATTGATTCTCAACAATATTTTGTTTCCGGCCGCTAAGAAAAAGGAAAGAAAAACCTAA
- a CDS encoding M48 family metallopeptidase, translating into MATEGEGQLSFYDATYYQGVKPIARKVRYQIRNGFILIYDELQHQLLKEWDHHLILKHSYNENRLILKYGLKDPFEYLEITDPASIQILDQSFKKKKWLSTGGVSLEAYALIRIGILFSGIAAFMLILYFLLLPWWVGIASSWIPLEWEKKWADQMESGYADDPKVDSSATILMNSFYLSLAHKSPYDIRIFVLNDSIVNAFAMPGGILVIHRGMLNRINDYRQLVGLLGHEIAHVEKRHSLNSMAKSFGGMALFQFLFGGFDLFSGILAEQFRTIDQMSYSRDLEAEADREAVEFCIEHGVDPNGILGLFEILQKEEADQTVDIPGFLRSHPLTQDRISQTTQLIDSKSFRIAESTHPVLDSIFCSMKE; encoded by the coding sequence ATGGCAACAGAAGGAGAAGGCCAATTATCCTTCTATGACGCGACGTATTATCAAGGGGTCAAACCGATTGCCAGGAAAGTGCGATATCAAATCAGAAATGGTTTTATTCTGATCTATGATGAGCTCCAACATCAATTATTAAAAGAGTGGGATCACCACCTCATTCTTAAGCACAGTTACAATGAAAATAGATTGATTTTAAAGTATGGATTGAAAGATCCATTTGAGTATCTTGAAATTACAGATCCAGCAAGCATTCAAATCCTGGACCAGAGTTTCAAGAAAAAAAAGTGGTTGTCAACTGGGGGTGTTTCTCTGGAAGCTTATGCTTTGATCCGAATTGGAATATTGTTTTCCGGCATTGCTGCTTTCATGTTAATCTTATATTTTCTATTATTGCCTTGGTGGGTGGGAATCGCCAGCAGTTGGATTCCTTTGGAATGGGAGAAAAAATGGGCAGATCAAATGGAATCAGGATACGCAGATGATCCCAAGGTGGATAGTTCTGCGACCATCCTGATGAATTCATTCTACCTTAGCCTTGCACACAAAAGTCCTTATGATATACGAATTTTCGTGCTCAATGATTCTATTGTAAATGCCTTTGCAATGCCGGGTGGTATTTTGGTGATCCATCGCGGTATGCTCAATAGAATCAACGATTATAGGCAATTGGTGGGTTTGTTGGGCCATGAAATTGCTCATGTGGAAAAAAGGCATAGTTTGAACTCCATGGCGAAATCTTTTGGAGGAATGGCTTTGTTCCAATTCCTGTTCGGAGGCTTTGACTTGTTTTCTGGAATTCTGGCAGAACAATTCAGAACCATCGATCAAATGTCTTATTCCAGGGATTTGGAGGCAGAAGCCGATCGAGAAGCAGTCGAGTTTTGCATCGAGCATGGAGTGGATCCCAATGGAATTCTTGGATTGTTTGAAATTTTACAGAAGGAAGAGGCTGATCAGACTGTCGATATACCCGGTTTTCTGAGATCACATCCGCTCACCCAGGATAGAATCAGTCAAACTACACAATTGATTGATAGCAAAAGCTTTAGAATAGCTGAATCCACCCACCCAGTTCTTGACTCTATTTTTTGCAGCATGAAAGAATAA
- a CDS encoding DUF417 family protein, translating to MKAISLGTSKIQLDAINVILIVNRISLSLIFFWFGLLKVASVSPAEGLVKSLYATTISQWVGLDAFVVFLGLVECIIGILWLIPKWTGLVLVLFTAQMITTFMPLVFLTGDTWQSGFVLTLTGQYIIKNVVLMASALTIFLLESQKR from the coding sequence ATGAAAGCCATTAGCCTTGGTACAAGTAAAATTCAATTGGATGCCATCAATGTAATCCTTATTGTAAACAGGATTTCACTCAGCTTGATTTTTTTTTGGTTTGGGCTGCTCAAAGTGGCTTCAGTATCGCCCGCTGAAGGGCTTGTCAAAAGTCTTTATGCAACGACCATTTCACAATGGGTGGGTCTGGATGCGTTTGTGGTTTTTCTGGGACTTGTAGAGTGTATCATTGGGATTTTGTGGTTGATTCCAAAGTGGACGGGTTTGGTCTTGGTCCTTTTTACTGCTCAAATGATAACTACATTTATGCCATTGGTTTTTCTCACAGGCGATACCTGGCAAAGTGGTTTTGTATTGACTTTGACGGGGCAATACATCATTAAAAATGTAGTTCTGATGGCAAGTGCGCTTACTATTTTTCTATTAGAATCTCAGAAGAGATAG
- a CDS encoding O-antigen ligase family protein — translation MARDQEAARSLNPSVLKIRTIWVLISSLVFAGLCIYAWYIENYLFLLLPLVLLAGIVVFFQPDFLWFFLALAVPVSINPKDSDLSGLSLSLPAEPILAALLVLFFYYILSKKEIDTRIFRHPLSSLLYIYFAWMLVTCFTSTDFVVSIKFFIAKLWFILPAYFLSFYFIKSENRIQQFIFLFALSLTAVALYNSVNLAGHNFEDKPSQWTMRPFFKDHTVLGAVLAMCIPMVLAGFRQSGGDVIKRFFYLLAFVIMSFCLVITFARAAWVSIFAAILMYFIFLMKIQFKYLLVVILLALGFLTFNLETILQNLEQSGVSSSENLAENLESVTNISTDQSNLERINRWASAFAMWQEKPLFGFGPGTYMFEYAPYQISNNRTEISTNFGDVGNAHSEYLGAMAEGGFPALVLLFLILIMTFYYALKAFRQSKHRSDRIWISAAACGLATYYTHGFLNNFLDTDKAAVLFWFLTSLIVYFDIKNRSEETKLKEG, via the coding sequence ATGGCCCGAGATCAGGAAGCAGCTCGAAGCTTAAACCCTTCCGTACTAAAAATCAGGACCATTTGGGTTCTGATCTCTAGCCTGGTTTTTGCAGGTTTGTGCATCTATGCGTGGTACATCGAAAACTATTTATTTTTGCTACTTCCTTTGGTGCTTCTCGCAGGTATAGTTGTTTTTTTTCAGCCGGATTTTCTTTGGTTTTTTCTGGCTTTGGCAGTACCAGTCTCAATCAATCCAAAAGATTCAGACTTAAGCGGCCTCAGTCTAAGCCTACCTGCCGAACCCATTCTTGCCGCTCTTTTGGTGTTGTTTTTTTATTACATTTTGTCAAAGAAGGAAATTGACACCCGCATTTTTCGGCATCCGCTCAGTTCTCTGTTATACATCTATTTCGCATGGATGTTGGTCACCTGCTTCACGAGTACTGATTTTGTGGTATCCATCAAATTTTTCATCGCCAAGTTGTGGTTTATTCTTCCCGCTTATTTTCTGAGTTTTTATTTTATCAAATCCGAAAACAGGATTCAGCAATTCATTTTTTTGTTTGCCCTCAGTTTAACTGCTGTTGCATTGTATAATTCTGTCAACCTTGCAGGTCACAATTTTGAAGACAAACCTTCTCAATGGACCATGCGACCTTTTTTCAAAGACCATACGGTGTTGGGAGCTGTACTGGCCATGTGCATTCCGATGGTATTGGCTGGTTTTAGACAATCGGGAGGAGATGTGATCAAGCGTTTCTTTTACTTGTTGGCCTTTGTGATTATGTCGTTTTGTCTGGTGATTACATTTGCCAGGGCAGCATGGGTGAGTATCTTTGCTGCCATCCTGATGTATTTTATTTTTCTGATGAAGATTCAGTTTAAATATCTACTGGTGGTGATCCTACTGGCACTTGGGTTTTTAACATTTAACCTGGAGACCATTTTGCAAAATCTCGAACAAAGTGGTGTTTCAAGTTCAGAAAATTTGGCTGAAAATCTGGAATCTGTTACTAATATCAGCACAGACCAGTCCAATCTTGAGCGGATCAACCGTTGGGCCAGCGCTTTTGCAATGTGGCAGGAAAAACCTCTTTTCGGTTTTGGTCCCGGAACATACATGTTTGAATATGCTCCATACCAAATAAGCAACAACAGAACAGAAATCAGTACCAACTTTGGCGATGTTGGAAATGCGCACAGCGAATATCTCGGAGCAATGGCAGAAGGAGGATTTCCCGCTTTGGTTTTGTTATTTTTGATTTTGATTATGACTTTTTATTATGCTTTAAAAGCCTTCCGACAATCAAAACACAGATCTGACCGAATTTGGATATCCGCAGCAGCGTGTGGATTAGCCACCTATTATACCCACGGTTTTTTAAATAATTTTTTGGATACAGACAAAGCGGCTGTTTTGTTTTGGTTTTTGACTTCTCTGATTGTTTATTTTGACATTAAAAACAGATCAGAGGAAACCAAATTGAAAGAAGGATAA
- a CDS encoding PKD domain-containing protein: protein MNKLISSFILIFFTFGLQAQDIVLKATKRVTDPALYQKFAKIEQYEINIEDFRKRLEDIQKVGIEMELQLEGKSFTFQLFEYTMYNENTRVRIQTENGLVERRPSKELRTFRGSEAGFSGGPVALTVSKDFLSITHYDKSVGFFLEQYHGNDPTSTSNTFIYYAERDILPFKGIECGFDKLSRFKSDPGAFGKSSDHDDGSLGIDERNKKCYIIDVALACEIQFTNFHRGPFGAEAFMLNILNNMAILFLDPSLIIAEYQIALSDMWISEDSLRDFWNGSNDIFNDLAIFTFRQSGMFTNGFDVATLWTTKYTSGVVGLANLATACRQNGTNVCSQFISGVAPLRQLQAHEIGHNLSCTHDPPGNPTIMAPVVNGSSIWSSFSAFEIISFTNTQGTCFDDCTGGNIPVPEFEADITYGCVPVVVRYTNLSINANSYKWSFPGGNPATSTAVNPVVTYSVPDRKFDVSLEAINPLCSVALTKKEYIETNDFPIVNWEGGNTQQEGDRLVWFQNYSLRGETYEWTFGDGNTSEEFQPEHEYAKDSTYRVCLKVTNDCGTRELCKNVQVYTYPSIDFEADTTWGCAPKTIKFFDLSSSNVIAWNWEFPGGTPSVSQAKNPVIKYSNPGTYKVKLTVNTRKFFTNKTREMYIVIDSLPATGFDYQINGSTVTFTNKTRYGKTYEWDFGDSKTSLEENPSHSYTAAGRYEVKFWATNDCGRTLNKQFINIGEKPAAGFRTADPVGCAPYTVQFENTSTASATDFEWSFPGGNPSSSTERNPIVTFPTKGKYDVKLVAKNFLESDSITVSEYIEVKQAPTASFQNSIAGFNVFFNNTSQESGNYFWDFGDNKSSTEQNPTHNYGVEGEFNVKLIVENECGIDTFEKLIAVYLIPKVNFASDTIKGCAPLNVRFIDKSSIDVIEWNWQFEEGSPMVSFDKNPTVRFNKAGRYTVKLTVKNTNGTNAETKLRYIEVISPIFCPKKPDKKGPKSIGETELVEYDMYSRSVTPVIETKVFPNPANHMIYLQTISGAKFQMVNITGQMVLSGTTQLAVQPIDVIGLEPGTYMLRVEHPTTTKILKVLITK, encoded by the coding sequence ATGAATAAACTGATCTCCTCATTCATTCTTATTTTTTTTACATTTGGCCTTCAGGCACAGGACATTGTGCTTAAAGCAACCAAAAGAGTAACCGATCCGGCACTTTACCAAAAATTTGCCAAAATTGAACAGTACGAAATCAATATCGAGGATTTCCGAAAGAGACTGGAAGATATCCAAAAGGTGGGTATTGAAATGGAATTGCAACTGGAAGGCAAAAGTTTTACATTTCAGTTGTTTGAGTACACCATGTACAATGAAAATACACGGGTCAGAATCCAAACTGAAAACGGCTTGGTCGAAAGACGGCCTAGTAAGGAACTGCGCACCTTCAGAGGGTCTGAGGCGGGATTCAGCGGTGGACCTGTTGCATTGACGGTTTCAAAAGATTTTCTTTCCATTACACATTATGACAAATCAGTGGGCTTTTTTCTGGAGCAATACCATGGCAATGATCCCACCAGCACTTCCAATACTTTCATTTACTACGCTGAACGAGACATTTTACCCTTTAAAGGAATCGAGTGCGGCTTTGACAAGTTAAGCCGTTTTAAAAGCGATCCCGGCGCCTTTGGAAAATCTTCTGATCACGATGACGGTTCACTGGGTATAGACGAAAGAAACAAAAAATGCTACATCATTGATGTTGCCCTGGCTTGTGAAATTCAGTTTACCAATTTTCACAGAGGCCCTTTTGGAGCTGAGGCGTTTATGCTCAATATCCTCAATAACATGGCCATTCTTTTCTTAGATCCTTCGCTCATCATTGCAGAATACCAGATTGCTCTGTCGGACATGTGGATTTCTGAAGATTCTCTTCGGGATTTTTGGAATGGCTCCAATGACATTTTTAATGACCTCGCTATTTTTACATTCAGACAATCCGGGATGTTTACCAATGGTTTCGACGTAGCCACACTCTGGACTACCAAATATACCTCTGGCGTGGTGGGTTTGGCCAATTTAGCCACCGCCTGTCGCCAAAATGGAACCAATGTGTGCAGTCAGTTTATCAGTGGGGTTGCCCCTCTGCGACAATTGCAGGCACATGAAATAGGTCACAACCTTTCCTGTACCCATGATCCTCCGGGAAATCCTACCATCATGGCGCCGGTGGTCAATGGATCAAGTATTTGGTCTTCCTTTTCTGCCTTCGAAATTATCTCTTTTACAAATACCCAGGGAACATGTTTTGATGACTGCACGGGTGGTAATATCCCGGTCCCAGAATTTGAAGCAGACATCACCTATGGTTGCGTACCAGTGGTGGTCCGGTACACCAACTTATCGATCAACGCCAATTCTTACAAATGGTCTTTTCCGGGTGGTAACCCTGCTACTTCCACTGCAGTCAATCCTGTGGTAACATACAGTGTTCCCGATCGGAAATTTGACGTGTCTCTGGAAGCCATCAATCCGCTTTGTTCAGTTGCCTTGACCAAAAAAGAATACATCGAAACAAACGATTTTCCGATTGTAAATTGGGAGGGTGGAAATACCCAACAAGAAGGAGACCGACTTGTCTGGTTTCAAAATTATTCACTTAGAGGAGAGACCTATGAATGGACTTTCGGGGATGGCAATACCAGTGAAGAATTTCAACCTGAACACGAATACGCAAAAGACAGCACCTATCGGGTATGTCTGAAAGTGACCAATGATTGTGGCACCCGTGAATTGTGTAAAAATGTACAAGTCTATACTTACCCTTCAATCGATTTTGAAGCAGACACCACCTGGGGATGTGCTCCAAAAACCATCAAGTTTTTTGATCTCTCTTCCAGCAATGTCATTGCCTGGAACTGGGAGTTTCCCGGTGGAACCCCCTCCGTCTCGCAAGCCAAAAATCCGGTGATCAAGTATTCCAATCCCGGAACCTACAAGGTAAAATTGACCGTCAATACCCGCAAGTTTTTCACCAACAAAACCCGCGAGATGTACATCGTCATTGACAGTCTTCCTGCTACAGGATTTGACTATCAGATCAACGGGTCCACGGTGACATTCACCAATAAAACCAGATATGGCAAAACGTATGAATGGGATTTTGGCGACAGCAAAACAAGTCTTGAAGAAAACCCAAGCCACAGCTACACTGCTGCAGGTAGATATGAAGTCAAATTTTGGGCCACCAATGATTGTGGTAGAACTTTAAACAAGCAATTTATCAATATTGGTGAAAAACCAGCCGCAGGATTCAGAACGGCCGATCCGGTGGGATGTGCGCCATACACGGTCCAATTTGAAAATACATCTACTGCAAGCGCCACCGATTTTGAATGGTCCTTCCCGGGTGGAAATCCATCCAGCAGTACGGAGCGCAATCCAATTGTAACCTTCCCTACCAAAGGCAAATACGATGTGAAGCTCGTCGCGAAAAATTTTCTGGAAAGCGATAGTATTACCGTATCAGAATACATTGAAGTCAAACAGGCACCTACTGCCTCCTTTCAAAATAGCATTGCCGGATTTAATGTTTTCTTTAACAATACCAGTCAGGAGTCCGGTAATTACTTTTGGGATTTTGGTGACAACAAATCCAGCACCGAACAAAACCCGACACACAATTATGGAGTGGAGGGTGAATTCAATGTAAAACTGATTGTTGAAAATGAGTGCGGCATTGACACTTTCGAAAAACTCATTGCGGTGTATCTAATTCCAAAGGTGAATTTTGCATCAGATACAATTAAAGGTTGTGCGCCTCTCAATGTGAGGTTTATCGATAAGTCCTCTATAGATGTGATCGAATGGAACTGGCAATTTGAAGAGGGATCTCCCATGGTAAGTTTTGACAAAAATCCAACGGTCAGATTCAACAAAGCTGGAAGATACACTGTCAAGCTTACCGTCAAAAACACGAATGGTACCAATGCAGAGACCAAATTGAGATACATTGAAGTCATATCTCCCATCTTCTGTCCGAAAAAACCGGATAAGAAGGGACCAAAATCCATTGGAGAAACTGAATTGGTCGAGTACGATATGTACAGCAGATCTGTTACACCGGTCATTGAAACCAAGGTATTTCCCAATCCAGCCAACCACATGATTTATTTGCAGACCATCAGCGGTGCCAAATTCCAAATGGTCAATATCACAGGTCAGATGGTATTAAGTGGCACTACCCAGCTGGCTGTCCAACCCATCGATGTGATCGGTCTGGAGCCGGGTACCTACATGCTAAGAGTAGAACATCCTACGACCACAAAAATTCTAAAAGTGTTAATCACAAAGTAA